tgaagcagtaATTCCAATATCCCACAGTATAAATAAACAGATAAATTATCTTGATAGTGAAGATGTCACCTTTTCTCActgaaattaagttttaaagCATTAAGTAGACTGTTCTGTGAAGGTGAATAGTTTGAGCTCTCCTCaaattgctttcagttttgaaaatatctAAAATTTTTAAGGACCTATTTACAAGACTAATAGCTTGACTAAACACACAATGTGTTAACAATTCTTGAGTCTTATACAACTATATTCAGTGTACATGTTGCCCATATATGGCTTTAAAAAGTCCCTATTGACTTGTTAGAAAGAATTTCATGGCTTTTGTCAGAAGTAAAAAGCAGGGCACAAACTCCAAATTCATGGAGACATCTCACCTACCTTTACTGGGAATCTGAAACTGGTGTTGCTACTCTAGCCTAACCAGGATCGTGAATGCTCCCAgaacatctttttctttaccCAGCATATCCCATTTCTCTACAATGTTGGACAGGAAATCTAGCAATGATACCATAATGCAGCATCACATACCTTTGAATTAGCTTTCTCCAGAAATAGAGGGAACTGCAAAGGGGAACAATTTCAGCTATTAAATACACAAGGTGAACAGCTTCACACATCCTCTATGGAGGTGGACCAGTAACAACCAACTTTCCCAGAATTTTATTGAAGCAACAGGTTACCAGCTTTATTTTTAGTCATCCTTCTCACCAAgttccttttcctctcagatAACCTCAGAATTTCAATTCACCTGGAcacaaacatttcttccttcttccaccaTTACCCTTCACATTTTCCCCCCAACAGCAAATCATAAATTGGTCCCCTCTGAAACTTCAGTCCATGTTGGTATTAGTGCTTCACATCACAAGATTCCTTGACTAGATTTATAAGGAAGTATCAGCAGACCGCAAGCTAAATCAAGTTTCACTTAAAAAGGCaaatccagtttaaaaaaaacaaaacaactctaAGGTCTAGTTGTTTGCCCATGCTAAAGCAACCACAATTTTATCACAGCCCTCAGACCTTAAGCAGGCTAACTTCACATCATCGTATGCAACCCAAAAGTAAATATGTTTTACTTGCCTGAACTCCCTTTGTAATCAGTGAAGTATCTGAGCTGGGGACCATGTCCTTCTCAGTTCTCCTGGGTAatttcatgtaaaaaaataacaaaatgaaaagctgtttgGCCAAAAAGTCAAACATCTGGAAAAGCTGTTTGCCTGTGAAGGCTCATCAGCAAGGGTTTCCTCAAATTTTTGAGAAGTATATGgatttcatctttttttaaagtcttcacCCACTACCCTGGAAATGCTTGTTGGATTGCATGTTCGCTACTCTGTGTCCAGAGACATTAAAAGGATTTCACTGCTAgcaggttaaaaaaatgttctgttatGGAAGGTTAAAGTCACAATTTTCAACTTCAGTAACACATAGGCCACCAAATCTAGGCGCTGAGCTCATTTCGCATCCCAGTTCTCTTTGTGAATTTAACTCTTAGAACAGCCATCCAAGGAAAAACACACCATAGATCCTATTAGACTGCCAGTATCATAGCAGACCATTCTTTCTATAGAATGTAGCTGCTAACAGccttataaaattaaaaagaacaaatagCTAAGTTTTATCCACAACTTGGCAGATGCAGCTTAAGACAGGACAAAAGATGGAAGTGTACTTCGGTGTGCTTCTGTACAGAAGTCACTCAAAGATACTAAAATTAGCCTACTTCAACTGACAGTTTTTTCAGGTACCTTTTAAGTCCATTTAGAAAGGAATATTCttacaaattatttctattCTCAATGTTTAGAAATCTCCAGTAACTTACTGAAGCAAGATCTGCAACTAAGGCTCTTATCTACAGGAGTGAATTTTAGCCGTCAGGACCAAGACACTTTGAGAGCTTTAATGAGAACTGGAAGAAAGTGAATCTGAGCCCAGGATACTGTAATGTCTAGGGATGCCAAAAAAAGGGGTTACCAACTTCAATGAAAATCACACTCAGGAGCCCAAGAAGTTAAAGACAGCTATGCATTCCCATATCCTAAATCTACAGCTGCTCAGCCCCACATACTTATCATCCACATCCTCCTTATCAGCACAACAGAGCAGCTCCTCAGAATGCACAAAACACCCTCAATAACttgcaggagagaaaaacaatcCTGAATTCCAGTCCTAATCCCGCCTTActgtaaaaaagcaaaaaaaaaaagacaagttctGCTATGTCACTCAACTACTAAGGAAAGGAAGTCACTGGGCAAGTTAAGAGTTCAACACGGCCTTGTATGAGCAGTGAGATCAACTACTTGGCTATCTTGACTATTGAGAACTGCAGAACTGCATCTAGAAGTACTTGACAGTACTTACACAAAGCTAACTCTACCCACTGTTTGCTTCAGAACTGAgcaagggggggaaaaaaacccaaagaaaacacACCTTGTGTCAAGTGAGTTCCCTGAATAAATTaagacagcattttaaaaaatcttgcaaCACTTCAGATTTGGGCAACTTACGGCTGTTCTCATTTGTTTCAGCAGAGGGAGCCAAATTTTCATCACAAATGCAGGAGTACTTCAGATTTTCCCTTATCAAGTTACTCAGAATCCTTCCAGAAGCACAAGCCTAAGCACTGTCAAACCAAGGCAGTAGTCAACTCTCAGCATTGCTGAAAATGAGAATCTGTGCAGGTGACAGTTAACATACCAATAAGCTACACCAAGACCTGCAGAGTCCTTTCATCTTCTGATGTTATcctttgcatttgaaataaatattccacACCCAATAATCACACACACATAAGTCAagttcaaaatttattttccattcatttctTGCACTTGAAGTACTCTTCGATGACATCTTTGGCCTGAGATTCCTTGCCATAGTCCTGTAACACAAGATAACTCATTAATAACATACAGACCCATTCAAAATTTCacagcttctttttaaaagggcatCTGAAATCCTGACACTTTCTCAAGGCATTCCCAAGTATTTGCAAAATTCCACACAAGTAACATCAATCCAccagctgctttctctttgttCCGTAATAAATGACTATTCTAATAAAGGACTATGCTATTTCATTCAAGCATAACACCCACTGGTATGGATCCAAATGAATCCTTCCTTTATGCTTAAAGAAAGCCAAGTAAAGCATGTGGAACAGTAGCAAAAGTATGCTATCACATGCAGAAGGCATTAGTCTTTATTGTGAAGATGTAGCCATCTCTTGGGACCTCAAAGACCACAAAGTCTTCAAGGCTCGTACTGTGGCTTTGCTTTACCAgtgtccttttaaaatatgctctgcaaaacattttcaagttgAGCAGACACATTGAACTGgcattttctaaagcaaaactTAAAACTCTTCTAGCAAAAAGGATTTTCCTTTCATACTTACTGCCAAGCAGTCATAGATTAAGGACACAGCCATTAATTCACAAAAGTAATGagtgttttaaataaacatgaaaGGGAATACTGAACACGgaagcaatttattttcactATCAAAAATTGAAAGgaacttttaaaacaaaaagaaagtcCAAAAGATCCATTTAATACTCCCTCATCTAAAGCAACTATCTTTACTGTGCATTTTCAGAAGTCAAGAAATAAATTGTAATTAGCACCATCTTACTTTGACAACCACACAGCTGCAGCCCACTACTTTGCGAGGCTTTCCCTCTCTGTCGATCTTGCAGAGACCAACCCATTCACCCAGCTTCTTGTTGTCATCAACCTGTGTAAAACATTGCATCACATCAGAACTGGCCATTTCTAACAGAACTGGGTTCAGCCAAAGAGCTGCTGTACTCAGAAGTGTTGGGTGACGGGTGGCTGCTTTCCTCACCATTATCAGTAGAGGGAGCCACGTTATCATCACTGTACAGCTTCCCAGGTTTTTATTTGGAAGTTTTGTTAACATGAGTCCTCCCATTATCCATGAACACTTGCAGCATTAGTTCTGTTTCTTATTATGCAGGACACAAAGATTTCTTTCAACTTTGTGAAATGCCCGATAAGCATCCTTTGCCATTTACAGCCACTTTTTGTACTGTTTCTATGACAGTCacatagaaataaaacaacctCTGCTGTTCAGAGAAATTTTGCTTACATAAGCCAAATACAGAACTACAGCATAGCACTTTGAAGGTTCAGCTCTCCATACACTGAAACAGGCAGTTTACATAGCAAGCAAGGTAACTTTTCCCAACTTCTGTGTCAAGTTCTGACTCTCACCTTTATTAAGTTGATCTGATGTTCTGCACAAAGTGCTTCAACTAGCTTTACATAGGTGGGCTCATCACAGTTTGAAGCCAGGACACAAAGATGAGCTTGGCGtctaaaaaaagtgaaaactgaCAACTGTAACTTCACACACTGCTTACACTTTAAtgatcaaaaccagaaagaacaaaattcagCACATGCACTTCCTAAGTTTAATTTGGTTTAGAGACACCATACACTATTGAAATACTAACTACACTTTTGATAATCACCTATgactttttatgttttttcatAAACATAACAAACTCCTCTCACATTGTCAGCTTTATCAGATTCTATGACAG
The Apus apus isolate bApuApu2 chromosome 3, bApuApu2.pri.cur, whole genome shotgun sequence genome window above contains:
- the RPS12 gene encoding 40S ribosomal protein S12, with the translated sequence MAEEGITAGGVMDVNTALQEVLKTALIHDGLARGIREAAKALDKRQAHLCVLASNCDEPTYVKLVEALCAEHQINLIKVDDNKKLGEWVGLCKIDREGKPRKVVGCSCVVVKDYGKESQAKDVIEEYFKCKK